The Commensalibacter nepenthis genome has a window encoding:
- a CDS encoding glycosyltransferase family 2 protein — MASVISIVVTVLNEAENIFPVCREIAGMLVELPDCEVIFVDDGSTDQTLNQLIEVKNTFLPSLVILSHNHRCGKSGALLTAIAGAQGQWIATMDGDGQDDPKEIISMWKKSQQYKGREPLVVGVRLKRNDNFSRRFATIFANGLRRKLLKDGCVDTGAPMKLFLRDDFMKLPHFEGLHRFLPALLGHYGVPLVCHEVHHRQRLNGVSKYTNFNRALVGIRDLLGVIWLLNRIRLPKKITKY; from the coding sequence ATGGCCAGTGTAATTTCAATTGTCGTTACGGTTTTAAACGAGGCGGAAAATATTTTTCCTGTTTGTCGCGAGATCGCGGGTATGCTTGTAGAACTTCCTGATTGTGAAGTGATCTTTGTTGATGATGGAAGTACGGATCAAACGTTAAATCAATTAATAGAAGTTAAAAATACGTTTTTACCTTCTTTGGTTATTTTATCTCATAATCATCGTTGTGGAAAATCTGGTGCATTATTGACGGCTATTGCTGGTGCTCAAGGTCAATGGATTGCTACGATGGATGGGGATGGGCAAGATGATCCCAAAGAAATAATTTCCATGTGGAAAAAATCTCAACAGTATAAAGGGCGTGAACCTTTAGTCGTTGGGGTTCGTTTAAAGCGAAACGATAATTTCTCTCGTCGCTTTGCAACGATTTTTGCCAATGGATTGCGCCGTAAATTATTAAAAGATGGTTGTGTAGATACAGGTGCGCCGATGAAGTTATTTCTTAGAGATGATTTTATGAAATTGCCTCATTTTGAAGGGTTGCATCGTTTTTTGCCAGCTTTATTAGGGCATTATGGTGTACCGCTGGTTTGTCACGAGGTTCATCATCGACAACGATTAAATGGTGTATCCAAATATACGAATTTTAACAGAGCTTTGGTTGGTATTCGTGATTTATTGGGTGTGATATGGCTGCTTAATCGGATTCGCCTACCTAAAAAAATTACAAAATATTAA
- a CDS encoding MATE family efflux transporter, whose translation MKTSADTKAFHKPRFCEGSIMRHVVVMAGTGTVGLMAVFLVDFLNLFYISRLGNSNFTAAIGFANAIGFLQMGVCIGMSIGAVVITARLIGAGQPECAKKMVTSFIIFTIFLMIIIGLLVAIFNREILYLLGARDVVLIQASHFVMIVSPFLFLIALGMVLSGLLRAMGDARRSMNVTIIGALVAGIMDPIMILVLNLGLEGAAISTICSRLGVAVLGFYSLKRYQLIEKPHWNDIFSDSLKILKISFPAILTNLATPVGGLFVIHTMSNFNSDAISGQTAIDRMIPVAFAFVFALTGSVGPIISQNFGAGLRERMQETLVVSLKLVCLCVFCAWGIFYIGQDIFVKMFALKAEGEALMRLFCNWVIINNLFLGMLFVSNTAFNNLGYPLFATFFNWGRATLGTIPFVTIGASYGPQGVLIGQSLGVIPFGIMAVCCAFFLIKTIQMNKPI comes from the coding sequence ATGAAGACGTCTGCTGATACAAAAGCGTTTCATAAACCGCGTTTTTGTGAAGGCTCAATCATGCGGCATGTGGTTGTCATGGCTGGTACAGGTACAGTTGGATTAATGGCTGTATTTCTTGTTGATTTTTTAAATCTTTTTTATATTTCCAGACTGGGGAATTCTAATTTTACAGCAGCGATAGGCTTTGCAAATGCGATTGGTTTTTTACAGATGGGCGTTTGTATTGGTATGTCTATTGGCGCAGTTGTGATTACCGCACGATTAATTGGAGCGGGTCAACCAGAATGTGCCAAGAAAATGGTGACATCATTTATCATATTTACAATTTTTCTAATGATTATTATTGGTTTGTTGGTTGCAATTTTTAATCGTGAGATTTTATATCTTCTGGGTGCCAGAGATGTTGTTTTAATCCAAGCCAGCCATTTTGTAATGATTGTGTCTCCTTTTTTATTTTTGATTGCTTTGGGGATGGTATTGTCGGGTTTGCTTAGGGCAATGGGGGATGCCAGGCGTTCGATGAATGTCACAATCATTGGTGCTTTGGTCGCAGGGATTATGGATCCTATTATGATCCTTGTTTTGAATTTAGGATTAGAAGGCGCTGCGATTAGTACTATTTGTTCTCGATTGGGTGTGGCTGTGTTGGGATTCTATAGTTTAAAGCGCTATCAACTCATAGAGAAACCGCATTGGAATGATATTTTTTCTGATTCATTAAAAATATTAAAAATCTCGTTTCCAGCAATTCTGACGAATTTGGCAACGCCTGTGGGTGGGTTATTTGTGATTCATACGATGTCAAATTTTAACAGTGATGCGATTTCAGGTCAAACGGCTATTGATCGTATGATCCCAGTCGCATTTGCTTTTGTCTTTGCATTAACAGGATCTGTTGGACCTATTATTTCACAGAATTTTGGTGCAGGGCTCAGAGAACGTATGCAGGAAACTTTAGTTGTTTCTTTAAAACTCGTTTGTTTATGTGTTTTTTGCGCATGGGGGATTTTTTATATTGGTCAAGATATCTTTGTTAAAATGTTTGCTTTAAAAGCAGAGGGGGAGGCATTGATGCGATTATTTTGTAATTGGGTCATTATTAATAATTTGTTTCTAGGAATGTTGTTTGTTTCTAATACAGCGTTTAATAATCTGGGATATCCTTTATTTGCTACGTTCTTTAACTGGGGGCGTGCGACTTTGGGAACGATTCCTTTTGTGACAATTGGTGCTTCTTATGGTCCTCAAGGGGTGTTGATCGGGCAATCTTTGGGTGTTATTCCTTTTGGAATTATGGCGGTTTGTTGTGCATTTTTTCTTATAAAAACAATTCAAATGAACAAACCAATATAA
- the atpF gene encoding F0F1 ATP synthase subunit B: MDLLNDPRFWSALAFVLFFVFFGKKIWHPLAAAMDNRTNRVRQELEEASRLRREAEEIYTAAQKEHEAAKLEAEKMLAASKEAAERIAENAKKEADVAARRHEELVRLRLAASEQDAINIVRREAADVAVKAAYEVISSVLTEEKDSSLIDNAIADLPKALAEERHVA; this comes from the coding sequence ATGGATTTATTAAACGACCCTCGATTTTGGTCTGCGCTTGCTTTTGTTTTGTTTTTTGTCTTTTTTGGTAAAAAAATATGGCATCCGTTGGCTGCGGCTATGGATAATAGAACAAACCGAGTAAGGCAAGAGCTTGAAGAAGCTAGCCGTCTACGTCGTGAGGCTGAAGAGATTTATACAGCTGCTCAGAAAGAGCATGAAGCGGCAAAGCTTGAAGCTGAAAAAATGCTTGCGGCATCTAAAGAGGCTGCAGAGCGTATTGCTGAAAATGCTAAGAAAGAAGCTGATGTAGCTGCTCGTCGTCATGAAGAGTTGGTTCGTCTTCGCTTGGCAGCATCCGAGCAAGACGCTATTAATATTGTTCGCCGTGAGGCAGCAGATGTTGCAGTTAAAGCTGCTTATGAAGTGATTTCTTCTGTATTAACAGAAGAAAAAGACAGTTCTTTGATTGATAATGCGATTGCTGATTTACCAAAAGCGCTTGCTGAAGAACGTCACGTTGCTTAA
- a CDS encoding F0F1 ATP synthase subunit B family protein, with amino-acid sequence MRRFSARFSRLVASLVGGGVLSLLLAPALSTNAMAVGMPQMDFKNPLVMAQVIWVLIIFFCFFLAVKYFSIPQIEHVVHNRRSKIDGDMDSARQAKAQADKAVEALNKTRREAAAEAQTKIDSIIQETRVASAKQMQELQARLDNEMREAETRIVEARNGALKQVDQMAKDVAQSLLKQLLKEDVQGEIVNNKVQQVLTAKS; translated from the coding sequence GTGAGACGCTTTTCAGCCCGTTTTTCCCGTCTGGTGGCGTCTCTCGTGGGTGGAGGGGTGCTTAGCTTATTGCTGGCGCCTGCTTTATCCACGAATGCCATGGCTGTTGGTATGCCCCAGATGGATTTTAAAAACCCGTTGGTTATGGCTCAGGTTATCTGGGTTTTAATCATCTTTTTTTGTTTTTTTCTTGCTGTAAAATATTTTTCTATTCCACAGATTGAACATGTTGTTCATAATCGCCGTTCAAAAATTGATGGGGATATGGATTCTGCTAGGCAAGCAAAGGCTCAGGCAGATAAAGCTGTTGAAGCGTTAAATAAAACACGTCGTGAAGCAGCAGCAGAAGCACAAACAAAAATAGATTCAATTATCCAAGAAACAAGGGTTGCTTCTGCAAAACAAATGCAAGAATTGCAAGCACGTCTTGACAATGAAATGCGTGAAGCAGAAACTCGTATTGTTGAAGCGCGTAATGGTGCTTTGAAACAAGTTGATCAAATGGCGAAAGATGTCGCGCAAAGTTTGCTGAAACAATTATTAAAAGAGGACGTTCAAGGCGAAATCGTTAATAATAAAGTTCAACAAGTTTTGACAGCAAAGTCTTAG
- a CDS encoding ATP synthase subunit C family protein has protein sequence MDLTLITAAKQIGAGLAVIALSGVGIGIGNIFATLVSSIARNPASRPHVFGLGMLGFALTEAVALYALLIAFLILFM, from the coding sequence ATGGATCTTACCCTTATTACAGCCGCAAAACAAATTGGTGCTGGTTTAGCTGTTATCGCATTGTCTGGTGTTGGTATCGGTATTGGTAATATTTTTGCAACCCTCGTCAGCAGCATTGCTCGTAATCCAGCTTCTCGCCCACATGTATTTGGTTTGGGTATGTTGGGATTTGCTCTCACGGAAGCTGTTGCGCTTTATGCACTACTGATCGCTTTCCTTATTCTCTTTATGTAA
- a CDS encoding peptide MFS transporter produces the protein MTSTSLKQKNNAFSVVLFIELWERFGYYGMQSILVLFLSQYMKFSDYNANLLIAAFGTMTYAAPALGGWIGDKILGNQRAMLYGSIILALGYLLLASAMHYTGGIYITMAIISTGNGLFKPNAATLVRRIYEDNDSQLDVAFTLYYMAVNVGSTVSMLLCPYLKDHYGWDAAFIACFIGLLLGITNYSLTQKRLASYVSSTDQRPIPASILIYIFLGIIASVALITVIITFPAVAQWCVIGAALLILALWVQLYFKMDSTYRSGLRIVYLLTFEGMLYYVFYQQMSTSLTFFALRNVDLSFAIGSYHLFNWSPGQFQALNPIWIMILSPLLAKLYATLGRKQKDFSIATKFIAGFFFVAIGFFIWWLACLYNTTPHVSSWIMVSGYFFLSLGELLTSGLGLAVVARYVPASINGFMTGSYLMASGIAMYIGGIIANIAAPPDMNNLSPEKTLIIYQGLFWNLLCLAGIALVILLLFLPILYKWNKQYKQDMLNH, from the coding sequence ATGACATCCACTTCATTAAAACAAAAAAACAATGCCTTTTCAGTTGTTTTATTCATTGAGCTTTGGGAACGCTTTGGCTATTACGGTATGCAGAGCATTTTGGTGTTATTCCTTAGCCAATATATGAAATTTAGTGATTATAATGCCAATCTATTAATCGCAGCTTTTGGCACGATGACTTATGCGGCCCCTGCCTTGGGGGGATGGATTGGGGATAAGATCTTAGGCAATCAAAGAGCCATGCTGTATGGCAGTATTATCCTTGCTTTGGGATATTTACTTTTGGCCTCTGCCATGCATTATACGGGTGGTATTTATATTACCATGGCAATTATCAGCACAGGAAATGGTTTATTTAAACCCAATGCAGCCACTTTGGTTCGCCGTATTTATGAAGATAATGACAGTCAATTGGATGTTGCTTTTACACTTTATTATATGGCTGTTAATGTCGGATCAACGGTCTCCATGTTATTATGCCCATATTTAAAAGATCATTATGGATGGGATGCCGCTTTTATCGCGTGTTTTATTGGGTTGTTATTAGGAATTACCAATTATTCACTTACACAAAAAAGACTTGCCTCTTATGTGTCATCAACAGATCAACGACCTATCCCTGCCTCTATCCTAATCTATATCTTTTTAGGTATCATTGCTTCCGTTGCTTTGATTACTGTGATTATAACATTTCCTGCCGTTGCTCAATGGTGTGTAATTGGTGCTGCACTCTTGATCTTGGCTTTGTGGGTACAGCTATATTTTAAAATGGATTCAACCTATCGTTCAGGTCTCAGGATTGTTTACTTACTGACTTTTGAAGGCATGCTCTATTATGTATTTTATCAACAAATGTCAACGTCTTTGACTTTTTTTGCCCTGCGTAATGTTGATTTGTCCTTTGCAATTGGTTCCTATCACTTATTCAACTGGTCACCAGGACAGTTTCAGGCATTAAACCCTATTTGGATTATGATACTCAGCCCACTCTTAGCCAAACTATATGCAACTCTTGGTCGCAAACAAAAAGATTTTTCTATTGCAACAAAGTTTATCGCGGGATTTTTCTTTGTCGCCATAGGGTTCTTCATTTGGTGGCTTGCATGTCTTTATAACACAACCCCTCATGTATCTTCTTGGATCATGGTGAGTGGTTATTTCTTTTTATCTTTAGGGGAATTATTAACCAGCGGTCTAGGTTTAGCTGTCGTCGCACGTTATGTCCCTGCCTCTATCAATGGATTTATGACGGGGTCTTATCTGATGGCATCAGGGATTGCAATGTATATTGGTGGGATTATTGCTAATATTGCAGCACCACCTGATATGAATAACCTTTCCCCTGAAAAAACGTTAATTATTTATCAAGGGCTATTTTGGAACCTGCTATGTCTAGCAGGAATTGCTTTGGTTATTTTACTATTATTCTTACCGATATTATATAAATGGAACAAACAATATAAACAGGATATGTTAAATCACTAA
- a CDS encoding YggT family protein: protein MLELYNLLNILLNVYMLILLAYCIFSFLLSFGVVNPSSSIIRGIYMFLSQMCDPLLNSIRQLLPSLGTIDISPVIVFLVIDFVIRPILRYMLLGY, encoded by the coding sequence ATGCTTGAGTTATATAATCTTTTAAATATATTGCTAAATGTCTATATGCTCATTTTACTCGCATATTGTATTTTCAGCTTTTTGCTCAGTTTTGGCGTTGTTAATCCCAGCAGCAGCATTATCAGAGGGATATATATGTTCCTTAGCCAAATGTGTGACCCTTTACTAAACTCGATCAGACAGCTCCTCCCCTCTTTAGGGACTATTGATATCAGCCCAGTTATCGTTTTCCTTGTGATTGATTTCGTTATACGACCTATATTGCGTTATATGCTTCTTGGATATTAA
- a CDS encoding efflux RND transporter periplasmic adaptor subunit, giving the protein MTITDSFLTKWHKECAILCVLLLPLAACKEQKSAPKPPAKANFVVANPQDVELLIDLTGRITPMRVSEVRPQVNGYLYKRLFEEGTDVTKDQQLYQVDPRPYQAALANAQGKLNSDLATLRAQTLKLKRYGPLKNMDAVSRQDYDDTLAAQESTKATIESDRATVRQAQLDLEYTGINATISGRISRSIQTQGALMSTNQTNPIAIITQLDPMFVDIIQPTAEQLRLRSRMANGKLETLRGAAHVPVDLILEDNTRYPLQANLLFTEVVTDQETGSVIQRAIVRNPDKLLLSGMYVRAVMHEGMEKAFLIPQEAVMRGLDEKPYLYTINKDNVVERRNIETQRMQETFWVTTKGVNAGDKILVSNPTSYRPGQKVQPKEGRTPVGVVPE; this is encoded by the coding sequence GTGACAATAACAGATTCTTTCTTGACTAAATGGCACAAAGAATGTGCCATATTGTGTGTTTTATTATTGCCACTTGCTGCATGTAAAGAACAAAAATCGGCTCCAAAACCACCAGCGAAGGCTAATTTCGTAGTGGCTAATCCTCAAGATGTGGAATTGCTGATTGATTTAACAGGTCGTATTACGCCGATGCGCGTGTCAGAGGTACGCCCACAAGTAAATGGCTATCTTTACAAACGTTTGTTTGAAGAAGGAACGGATGTAACCAAAGATCAACAATTATACCAAGTTGATCCTCGTCCTTATCAAGCAGCATTAGCGAATGCGCAAGGTAAGTTAAACAGTGATCTTGCAACGTTAAGAGCCCAAACTTTAAAGTTGAAACGGTATGGACCTTTGAAAAATATGGATGCCGTCAGTCGTCAGGATTATGATGATACTTTGGCAGCACAAGAATCAACCAAAGCAACCATAGAAAGTGATCGGGCAACCGTTCGACAAGCACAATTGGATTTGGAATATACTGGGATTAACGCAACAATTTCAGGTCGTATCAGTCGTTCTATTCAAACGCAAGGTGCGTTAATGTCAACGAATCAAACCAATCCGATTGCAATTATTACTCAATTAGATCCGATGTTTGTTGATATTATACAACCTACAGCAGAACAGCTGCGCTTACGTAGCCGTATGGCTAATGGCAAGTTAGAAACTTTGCGTGGCGCTGCTCATGTGCCTGTTGATTTAATTTTAGAAGATAATACACGTTATCCATTACAAGCGAATTTGTTATTTACAGAAGTGGTAACTGATCAAGAAACAGGGTCTGTGATTCAACGTGCTATTGTTCGGAATCCTGATAAATTATTGCTTTCTGGGATGTATGTTCGTGCGGTGATGCATGAGGGGATGGAAAAAGCCTTTTTGATTCCTCAAGAAGCTGTCATGCGCGGGTTGGACGAGAAGCCTTATTTGTATACTATCAATAAAGATAATGTCGTAGAGCGTCGTAATATTGAAACGCAACGAATGCAAGAAACCTTTTGGGTTACCACCAAAGGGGTCAACGCAGGTGATAAAATTTTAGTAAGTAATCCAACGTCTTACCGACCTGGGCAAAAGGTTCAACCAAAAGAAGGTCGTACCCCTGTTGGTGTTGTGCCTGAATAA
- a CDS encoding ArnT family glycosyltransferase, producing MTLSSLQKSFRLKASHYIWLALFVFVLFLPGRATLPPLDRDEARYMQATSQMIESQNYIDVRFQDKPRYLQPAGIYWLEAIAVKAAKATGMVKDKSVSPYRIPSLLAAVGSVLLTVWIGSILFDSYIGLLAGLFLAVSVLLTGEGRMATIDTTLLFFVLLAQSCLARAWMARLTTEKLSVSVGIIYWGAIGCGLMLKGPVMLIPTLLPPIILAWVKKDRAWWKHLHPKWGWILMLVIVIPWCAAIWVISDGKFFTDAVGTNLLSKVASGKESHGAPPGLYLGIFLITFWPGSLFTAWALPYIWRERKSESVCFLLCWIIPHWIVFELVKTKLPHYVLPTYPAIAILTSMALWNISKTWDGPTSRWGRWLLHIYTVLWVAVGLLLSVGGIIYAHYMTGTWFWSAMIGAIAALSLIGYAVVCILKYNMQRASLVSIGAAIVIYLELFVILIPGLSSEWLSGKIAETVRLLKPCENSIVASASYSEPSLVFLVGKETKLINSEKTAQFLKDNQACGLGLVDRRDEKKFMESIEKENLTVKEIGRIHGLNYSNGKQLSLGLFKVAQ from the coding sequence ATGACCCTTTCTTCTTTACAAAAGTCTTTTCGTTTAAAGGCAAGTCATTATATATGGCTTGCCTTGTTTGTTTTTGTTTTGTTTTTGCCTGGACGTGCGACGCTTCCTCCATTGGATAGAGATGAAGCAAGATATATGCAAGCAACGTCTCAGATGATCGAAAGCCAAAATTATATCGATGTGCGTTTTCAAGATAAACCACGGTATTTACAGCCTGCAGGGATTTATTGGCTGGAGGCAATAGCGGTTAAAGCTGCCAAAGCAACAGGAATGGTAAAGGATAAATCGGTTTCGCCATATCGAATTCCTTCTTTGCTGGCTGCTGTTGGATCGGTTTTGTTAACAGTGTGGATTGGCAGTATTTTATTTGATTCATATATTGGTCTTTTAGCGGGATTATTTTTGGCAGTATCCGTTTTATTAACGGGTGAGGGTCGTATGGCTACGATTGATACGACTTTGCTTTTTTTTGTTTTATTGGCGCAAAGTTGTTTGGCTCGTGCTTGGATGGCTAGGCTGACGACCGAGAAACTTTCTGTTTCTGTAGGGATTATTTACTGGGGAGCAATTGGGTGTGGTCTGATGTTGAAAGGACCAGTGATGCTTATTCCTACTTTGTTGCCTCCGATTATTTTGGCATGGGTTAAAAAAGATAGAGCATGGTGGAAGCATTTACATCCTAAATGGGGATGGATTTTGATGCTTGTAATCGTTATTCCTTGGTGTGCTGCAATTTGGGTTATCAGTGATGGCAAATTCTTCACAGATGCTGTGGGAACGAATTTGCTCAGTAAAGTAGCATCAGGGAAAGAGTCTCACGGTGCTCCTCCAGGGTTATATTTAGGAATTTTCTTAATTACGTTTTGGCCGGGTTCTTTGTTTACGGCTTGGGCATTGCCCTATATTTGGAGAGAACGGAAATCTGAATCTGTTTGCTTCTTGTTATGTTGGATTATTCCTCATTGGATTGTTTTTGAGTTGGTGAAAACAAAATTGCCGCATTATGTATTACCAACATACCCTGCGATTGCGATTTTAACCTCAATGGCACTTTGGAATATTTCCAAAACTTGGGATGGTCCAACCTCCAGATGGGGGCGTTGGTTGCTGCATATTTATACAGTGTTATGGGTTGCGGTTGGGCTGTTACTTTCTGTGGGTGGGATTATTTATGCACATTATATGACAGGAACTTGGTTCTGGTCAGCAATGATTGGGGCAATAGCAGCATTGTCTTTGATTGGTTATGCTGTTGTATGTATATTGAAGTATAATATGCAGCGTGCTTCTTTGGTATCGATAGGAGCGGCGATTGTTATTTATCTAGAGTTGTTCGTGATTTTGATTCCTGGGTTAAGCTCTGAATGGTTAAGTGGAAAAATAGCAGAAACCGTTCGCCTTTTGAAACCTTGTGAGAATAGCATTGTTGCTTCGGCTTCTTACTCAGAGCCAAGTCTAGTATTTTTAGTCGGTAAAGAAACGAAATTGATTAATTCAGAAAAAACGGCACAATTTTTAAAAGATAATCAAGCCTGTGGATTAGGATTAGTCGATCGTCGGGATGAGAAGAAATTTATGGAATCTATAGAAAAAGAAAACTTAACAGTTAAAGAAATAGGTCGAATTCACGGGTTGAACTATTCGAATGGCAAACAGCTTAGTTTAGGATTGTTTAAAGTTGCCCAATAA
- a CDS encoding AtpZ/AtpI family protein, which yields MDLKKEEGVSLEEDAKKKQLDSFDKKLQDFESRLNPSKKHNHSQSFGGDNDLWKFVLRSGVELFSAFLVGIMIGYGLDYWLSTRPLFIVIFSFLGMGAGVLNVWRIVKPGDIKSK from the coding sequence ATGGACTTGAAGAAAGAGGAGGGGGTATCTTTGGAAGAAGATGCAAAAAAGAAACAGCTCGATTCTTTTGATAAGAAATTACAAGATTTTGAGTCACGATTGAATCCTTCGAAAAAGCATAATCACTCTCAATCTTTTGGGGGCGATAATGATTTGTGGAAGTTTGTTTTAAGGTCAGGAGTAGAGCTTTTCTCTGCGTTTTTAGTTGGGATTATGATTGGATATGGGCTCGATTATTGGTTATCAACCCGTCCACTATTTATTGTCATATTTTCCTTTCTAGGGATGGGTGCAGGTGTGCTTAATGTCTGGCGTATTGTTAAACCTGGTGATATAAAGTCAAAATGA
- a CDS encoding F0F1 ATP synthase subunit A: MVAGHKIDALGQFELHEVFGGLGVYFTQSELMMVIAAIIVPVAIYFGMRHKAVVPGRYQSATEMCYEFIHGMAIGTMGAKGKGFFPFIFALFFFILTGNYLGLLPFSFAFTSHIVVTVTLALMVFVLSILVSLKNQGLKFFAHFMPAGAPIAMAPLLVPIEILSYLSRPISLSIRLFANMVAGHVMLEMFAGFTILLATGLGLALGGPLGILPILLNMALTALELLVGALQAYVFAILTCMYLQEAIEH, from the coding sequence ATAGTGGCCGGTCACAAGATAGACGCACTCGGTCAATTTGAATTGCATGAAGTTTTTGGTGGATTGGGTGTTTATTTTACTCAATCTGAACTGATGATGGTTATTGCAGCAATTATTGTTCCTGTGGCGATTTATTTCGGAATGCGTCATAAAGCTGTTGTGCCTGGTCGTTATCAGAGCGCAACCGAGATGTGCTATGAATTTATTCATGGTATGGCTATTGGAACGATGGGAGCCAAAGGAAAGGGATTTTTTCCTTTTATATTTGCTTTGTTCTTTTTTATATTAACAGGGAATTATTTGGGGCTTTTACCATTTTCTTTTGCTTTTACCAGTCATATTGTTGTGACTGTAACGTTGGCTTTGATGGTGTTTGTTTTATCAATTCTTGTTTCGTTAAAAAACCAAGGATTGAAGTTTTTTGCTCACTTTATGCCTGCAGGGGCGCCAATTGCTATGGCACCTTTGCTTGTTCCTATTGAAATTCTATCTTACTTATCCAGACCAATTAGTTTGTCAATTCGTTTATTTGCAAATATGGTTGCTGGACATGTGATGTTGGAAATGTTCGCAGGCTTTACAATTTTGTTAGCTACAGGATTGGGATTGGCATTGGGTGGCCCGTTGGGGATTCTCCCTATTTTGTTGAATATGGCTTTGACTGCACTTGAATTATTGGTGGGTGCATTACAGGCCTATGTTTTTGCAATTTTGACTTGTATGTATTTACAAGAAGCAATAGAGCATTAA
- a CDS encoding SDR family NAD(P)-dependent oxidoreductase, with translation MMRNKTFHSILITGASSGVGRVVALYLAAPDVRLFLGGRNQTNLEKVADECKSLGAVVEMKSLDVCDRQGMEEWIYSVGHLDFVLACAGVSIGTVDATSQHTLPESSDKIRQIMRTNIDGVLNTVLPAIEVMRQQNLNSDDIRGRIAAVASVAGFVNSAWAPSYCASKSAVDRFMVSSGGSLEKLDIYLSSICCGFIRTPMTANHKFKMPGLMDADTAAKLIVQGVLSKKRRIIFPVWMVVLARMIDLLPVTLLEKLYLPYLEKNHKN, from the coding sequence ATGATGCGGAATAAAACATTTCATTCAATATTAATTACAGGTGCTTCTTCTGGAGTAGGGCGTGTGGTGGCATTATATCTTGCTGCTCCTGATGTACGTTTATTTTTAGGAGGGCGAAACCAAACAAATTTAGAAAAAGTTGCTGATGAATGTAAATCTTTGGGTGCTGTTGTAGAGATGAAAAGTTTAGATGTCTGCGATCGGCAAGGCATGGAGGAGTGGATTTACTCTGTAGGTCATTTGGATTTTGTTTTGGCTTGTGCAGGGGTTTCGATAGGTACTGTGGATGCAACCTCTCAACATACTCTTCCTGAAAGTTCAGATAAAATTCGTCAAATTATGCGAACGAATATTGATGGTGTTTTAAATACAGTCTTGCCAGCCATTGAAGTGATGCGTCAACAAAACCTTAATTCGGACGATATTCGTGGTAGGATTGCTGCGGTTGCATCTGTGGCAGGGTTTGTGAATTCAGCTTGGGCACCTTCGTATTGTGCATCGAAATCAGCGGTTGATCGGTTTATGGTTTCAAGCGGTGGGTCTTTAGAAAAGTTAGATATTTATTTATCGAGTATTTGTTGTGGGTTTATTCGCACGCCTATGACAGCCAATCACAAATTTAAAATGCCAGGATTAATGGATGCAGATACTGCGGCAAAATTAATTGTGCAAGGCGTATTGAGTAAAAAGAGGCGTATTATATTTCCTGTGTGGATGGTGGTATTGGCTAGAATGATTGATTTATTACCAGTAACTTTGTTGGAAAAATTGTATTTACCCTATTTAGAAAAAAATCATAAAAATTGA